The sequence CCGATCGTGCCGCCGGCCAGCCGCAGCGGCCCCGTGACCAGGGCGCCGGTCAGTTTCAGCGAGGCGACCCGGCCGGGCACGGGGCCGGGACCGTCCAGCAGCAGCCGGGACAGCACCTCGGCCCGGACCGTGCGGCGGGCGTCCCAGACGTCCTCGCCGAACGGGTCGTCCGCCGCCGCGTCGCCGCTGCGCAGGTCGAGGGTCCGGCCGTGCCGGAACGCCTGCCACAGTGCCTGCTCGGCCGCCGTCCAGCCGTCCGGTGCCCGCTCCGCCATGCCGCCCCCCGTGTCCCCCGGTTGTCTCGCCCTTCGTATCACGGACTGAAATGCGGGATCGCGGGTTCCGGCCACTCCTTACACTGGGGGCGTGATCTCTCGAATCGATCTGCGCGGCTCGCTCGACGACCCGCGCGACCTGCTGCCCCGTGCCGACTTCGACGTCGCGGCCGCCCTGGAGAAGGTGCGCCCGATCGCCGAGGACGTGCATCATCGCGGGGTCGCGGCGCTGATCGAGATCACCGAACGCTTCGACGGCGTGCGGCTGGAGTCCACCCGGGTCCCGGCCGAGCAGCTCGCCGAGGCCCTCGCGGAGCTGGAGCCGAAGGTGCGCGCCGCACTGGAGGAGTCGATCCGCCGGGCCCGGCTGGTCCACGCCGACCAGCGCCGCGAGGGGCACACCACCCAGGTGGTGCCCGGCGGCACGGTGACCCAGCGCTGGGTGCCGGTGGACCGGGTCGGGCTGTACGTGCCGGGCGGTCTGGCCGTCTACCCGTCCTCCGTAGTGATGAACGTGGTGCCGGCCCAGGAGGCGGGCGTCGCCGGGATCGCGGTGACCTCGCCGCCGCAGAAGGCCTTCGGCGGCCGGGTGCACCCGACCATCCTGGCCGCGTGCGCGCTGCTCGGCGTCACCGAGGTGTACTCGGTCGGCGGTGCCCAGGCGGTCGCGATGTTCGCGCTCGGCACCGAGGAGTGCGAGCCGGTGAACATGGTCACCGGCCCCGGCAACATCTACGTGGCCGCCGCCAAGCGCTACTTCGCGGGCCGGATCGGCATCGACTCCGAGGCCGGACCGACCGAGATCGCCGTGCTCGCCGACGACAGCGCCGACCCGGCGGAGGTCGCCGCCGACCTGATCAGCCAGGCCGAGCACGGCCCGACCTCGGGCTCGGTGCTGGTCACCGCCTCGGTGGCGCTCGCCGACGCGGTCGAGGCCGAGCTGAAGGTCCAGGTCGCCCGGACCAAGCACGGCGAGCGGGTGGCCGAGGCCCTCGGCGGCCGGCAGTCCGGCATCATCCTGGTCGACGACGTGGAGCAGGGCCTGGCCGTCGTCAACGCCTACGCGGCCGAGCACCTGGAGATCCAGACCCGGGACCCGCACGCGGTCGCCGCGAAGGTCCGCAACGCGGGCGCGATCTTCATCGGCCGGTACACCCCGGTCTCGCTCGGCGACTACGCGGCCGGTTCCAACCACGTGCTGCCCACCGGCGGCTGCGCCTGCCACTCCGCGGGCCTGTCCGTGCAGACCTTCCTGCGCGGCGTGCAGGTCGTCGAGTACGACCGCGAGGCGCTGGCCGGCATCGCCGCGCACGTGGTCACCCTGGCGGACGCCGAGGACCTGCCCGGTCACGGCGACGCGATCAAGGCGCGGTTCGTCGGAGACGAGAAGAATTGGCAGAACGAGTGGACGGTTCCCGGCACGTGACCACGATCGACGACCTCCCCGTCCGGGACGAGCTGCGCGGCCAGTCGCCCTACGGCGCCCCGCAGCTCGACGTCCCGGTCCAGCTGAACACCAACGAGAACCCGTACCCGCTCCCCGAGGAGCTGGTCGCCCGGATCGCCGAGCGGGTCGCCGAGGCCGCCCGCCACCTCAACCGCTACCCCGACCGGGACGCGGTCGAGCTGCGCGAGGGCCTGGCCGGGTACCTGACCCGGACCACCGGCTTCGCCGTCGCCCGGGAGAACGTCTGGGCCGCCAACGGCTCCAACGAGGTGCTGCAGCAGCTGCTCCAGACCTTCGGCGGCCCCGGCCGCACCGCGCTCGGCTTCGAGCCCTCGTACTCGATGCACGCGCTGATCTCCCGGGGCACCGGCACCGACTGGATCTCCGGCCCGCGCAACGACGACTTCACCGTCGACCCGGACACCGCCGCCGCGGCGATCGCCGAGCACCGGCCGCACGTGCTGTTCGTCTGCTCGCCCAACAACCCGACCGGGACCGCCGTCGCCGCCGACACCGTGCTGCGGCTGTACGAGGCCGCGCAGGCCGCCCGGCCCGGCCTGGTCGTGGTCGACGAGGCGTACGTCGAGTTCTCGCACCGCGAATCGCTGCTGTCGCTGATCGCGGGCCGCCCCAACCTGGTGGTCACCCGCACCATGTCCAAGGCGTTCGGCGCGGCCGGGCTGCGGCTGGGCTACCTGGCCGCCGACCCGGCGGTGGTGGACGCGGTCCAGCTGGTGCGCCTGCCGTACCACCTGTCGGCCGTCACCCAGGCGACCGCGCTGGCCTGCCTGGAGCACACCGACACCCTGCTCGGCTACGTCGGCCGGCTCAAGGACGAGCGCGACCGGCTGGTCGGGGCCCTGCGCGGCCTCGGCCTCGAGGTGACCGACTCGGACGCCAACTTCGTCCAGTTCGGCCGCTTCGCCGACACCCACGCCGTCTGGCAGGCCATCCTCGACCACGGCGTCCTGGTCCGTGACAACGGCGTCCCCGGGTGGCTGCGCGTCACCGCCGGCACCCCCGCCGAGAACGACGCCTTCCTGGCCGCCGTCGCCTCAGTGATCAAGGAGCTGTAACCCCGTATGACCCGCATCGGACGCGTCGAACGCACCACCAAGGAGACGTCCGTCCTGGTCGAAATAGACCTCGACGGCACCGGCAAGACCGACATCTCCACGGGCGTCGGCTTCTACGACCACATGCTCGACCAGCTCGGGCGCCACGGCCTCTTCGACCTGACCGTGAAGACCGACGGCGACCTGCACATCGACAGCCACCACACCATCGAGGACACCGCCCTCGCACTGGGCGCGGCCTTCCGGCAGGCGCTCGGCGACAAGGTCGGCATCTACCGCTTCGGCAACTGCACCGTCCCGCTGGACGAGTCGCTCGCCCAGGTGACCGTCGACCTCTCCGGCCGCCCCTACCTGGTGCACACCGAGCCGGAGAACATGGCGCCGATGATCGGCGCCTACGACACCACCATGACCCGGCACATCCTGGAGTCCTTCGTGGCCCAGGCCCGGATCGCCCTGCACGTCCACGTGCCCTACGGGCGCAACGCGCACCACATCGTGGAGTGCCAGTTCAAGGCGCTGGCCCGGGCCCTGCGCTACGCCGCCGAGCGCGACCCGCGCGCGGCCGGCATCCTCCCGTCGACCAAGGGTGCGCTGTGAGCAACACCGCGATGATCCTCATCTTCGTCGGGCTCTTCCTGGCCGGCGGCGTGATCTCGTTCTGGAAGCAGAAGCAGGCGAAGGGCGTCATCCTCGTCCTCGCGCTGGGCTCGGCCATGTGCCTGGGCGCCGGCCTGATGCGCCTGTAACCGCGCGAACGAAGACCGGCGAACGAAAGACTGGACACCTGAACATGGGCAAGAACGTCGTGGTGCTCGACTACGGCTCCGGCAACCTCCGCTCGGCGCAGCGCGCCCTGGAGCGGACCGGCGCCACCGTCACCGTCACCTCCGACTACCGGAAGGCGATGGACGCCGACGGCCTGCTCGTCCCCGGCGTCGGCGCCTTCGAGGCCTGCATGCGCGGACTGAAGTCGGTCCGCGGGGACTGGATCGTCGGGCGCCGGCTGGCCGGCGGCCGACCGGTCATGGGCATCTGCGTGGGCATGCAGATCCTCTTCGAGAAGGGCGTCGAGCACGGGGTGGAGACCGCCGGCTGCGACGAGTGGCCGGGCACCGTGGAGCCGCTGGAGGCCCCGGTCGTCCCGCACATGGGCTGGAACACCGTGGACGCCCCCGAGGGCAACCGGATGTTCGCCGGCCTGGACGCGGACGCCCGCTTCTACTTCGTCCACTCCTACGGGGTGCGCCACTGGGAACTCGAGACGCACAGCGCGCGGATCAACCCGCCGCTGGTCACCTGGGCCACGCACGGGCAGCCGTTCGTGGCGGCGATCGAGAACGGCCCGCTCTGGGCCACCCAGTTCCACCCCGAGAAGTCCGGCGACGCCGGCGCCGCCCTGCTGACCAACTGGGTCAACACCCTCTGACCACGGAAGACGTGTACCTCATGAGCCGCCTCGAACTGCTGCCCGCCGTCGACGTCCGGGACGGGCAGGCCGTCCGCCTGGTCAAGGGCGCCTCCGGCACCGAGACCTCCTTCGGCGAGCCGCTCGCCGCCGCCCTCGCCTGGCAGAGCGCCGGCGCCGAGTGGCTGCACCTGGTCGACCTCGACGCCGCCTTCGGCACCGGCTCCAACCGCGAGCTGGTCCGCGGCATCACCGAGACCCTCGACATCAAGGTCGAGCTGTCCGGCGGCATCCGCGACGACGCCTCGCTGGCCGCCGCCCTCGCCACCGGCTGCACCCGGGTCAACCTCGGCACCGCCGCCCTGGAGAGCCCGGACTGGGTGGCCAAGGTGATCGCCGAGCACGGCGACCGGATCGCCGTCGGCCTGGACGTGGTCGGCACCACCCTGCGCGGCCGGGGCTGGACCAGCGAGGGCGGCCAGCTCTTCGAGGTGCTGGCCCGCCTGGACGCCGAGGGCTGCGCCCGCTACGTGGTCACGGACGTCAACCGGGACGGCACCCTGACCGGCCCCAACCTCCAGCTGCTGCGCGACGTGTGCGCCGCCACCGACCGCCCGGTGGTCGCCTCCGGCGGCGTCTCCTCGCTGGACGACCTGGTCGCGATCGCCGGCCTGGTCGGCGAGGGAGTCGAGGGCGCGATCGTCGGCAAGGCACTCTACGAGCAGAAGTTCACCCTCGGAGAGGCGTTGGAGGCGGTTTCGGGATGACGGAGCGTCGGATCGTGGGCGGCCGGGTCGGCGGGTTCTCCCCCTGGGAGGAACGCCTCGGCGCGGCCCAGGCGATCGCCGCCGGGGACCACGTCCACGTGGCCGGCGCCAGGCCGCTGGTGGACGGCGTGCTGCAGGGCGAGGGCGACCCCTACGAGCAGCTGCGGGCCGCGGTCGGCAACGCGCTGGAGGCCCTGGCCGCGTACGGTCTGACGGCGGACGACGTGGTCCGCACCCGGGTGTACCTCACCCACTCCCGTGACATCGACGCGGCGGGCCGCGCCCACCAGGAGCTCTTCGGGGCCGTGCGCCCGGTCACCACCCTCGTGGTGGTGCAGAGCCTGGTCGACTCGCGGCTGCTCGTCGAGGTCGAACTCGACGCCCACCGCGCCGGACTCGCCGCCACCCTGGAAGCTCTGGAAGGCAAGCAGCCGTGACCCTCGCAGTACGTGTCATCCCCTGTCTGGACGTCGACGCCGGCCGCGTGGTCAAGGGCGTCAACTTCCAGAACCTGCGGGACGCCGGGGACCCGGTCGAGATGGCCAGGCTCTACGACGCCGAGGGCGCCGACGAGCTGACCTTCCTCGACATCACCGCGTCCTCCGGCGACCGCGAGACCACCTACGACGTGGTCCGCCGCACCGCCGAGCAGGTGTTCATCCCGCTCACCGTCGGCGGCGGCGTCCGCGCCGTCGAGGACGTGGACAAGCTGCTGCGGGCCGGCGCCGACAAGGTCGGCGTCAACACCGCGGCCATCGCCCGCCCCGAGCTGGTCCGCGAGATCGCCCGGCGGTTCGGCCGCCAGGTGCTGGTGCTGTCGGTGGACGCCCGCCGCTGCGCCGAGGGCGCCGAGACCGCGTCCGGCTTCGAGGTCACCACCCACGGCGGCCGCAAGGGCACCGGTCTGGACGCCGTCGAGTGGGCCGGGCGGGCCGCCGAGCTGGGCGCCGGCGAGATCCTGCTCAACTCGATGGACGCCGACGGCACCAAGGACGGCTACGACCTGGAGCTGATCCGGGCCGTCCGCGCGGCCGTCTCCGTCCCGGTGATCGCCTCCGGCGGGGCCGGGAAGCTCGCCGACTTCGCCCCCGCGGTGGAGGCCGGCGCGGACGCGGTGCTCGCCGCCAGCGTCTTCCACTTCGGGGACCTGCGGATCGGCGAGGTCAAGGGCGCGCTGCGGGAGGCCGGGCACCCGGTCCGCTGACCGTTCGGCCCGGCGCCGGCCCCCGCCCCGGCGTGCGACCGCCCGGTCGCGCGCCGGGGCGGTCGCGCGCCGGGGCCGGACCGCGCCGGTGGGTCGCCGGTCAGGCGTCCTTCGGCGGTTCGCCCTTGATCAGGGCGAACGGGGCACCGAACGGGTCGGCCAGCCAGGCGAGCCGGCCGACGTCCGGCACGCTCTCCGGGCCCATCAGCACGCTCGCCCCGGCGGCGGTGGCCCGGGCGACCACCGCGTCCACGTCGGAGGAGCCGAAGTACGGCGTCCAGGCCGGCGGCCCGGAGTCGGCCATCACCGGGGCGATGCCGCCGAAGGTGGTGGCCCGCAGGTCCCCCTCGGCCGGGGAGATCACCTTGTACGTCATGCCGGGCGCCGGGAAGTCCTCCTCGCGCCAGCCGAACACCGTGCGGTAGAAGCCGAAGCCGGCGTCGACGGAGCCGGTGTGCAGCTCGATCCAGATCAGCGCGCCGTCCTCGGACACGGCGTCGAGGCCGGTGACGGCGCCCGGCTGCCAGACCGCGAACTGCGCGCCCTGGGGGTCGGTCAGCTGGGCCATCCGCCCGGCGTCCATCACGTCGAAGGCCGGGACCCGGACGGTGCCGCCGGCCCGCTCGACGGCCGCGGCGGCGGCCTCCGCGTCCGGGGTGCGGAAGTACGTCGTCCAGGCGGAGCGCGCGCCCTCCTCGGTGAGCGGGCCGACGGCGGCGACCGTCCGGCCGTCCAGCTGGAGGAAGCCGTAGTCGCCGGCCTCCGGGCCGGCCGACCGGAAGGTCCAGCCGAACACCGCCCCGTAGAACGCGGCGGCGGCGGCCGGGTCGGGGCTGCCGAGGTCGACCCAGCAGGGGGAGCCGGCCGGGAAGTCGGTGGTGAGCATGGTGTCGCGTCCCTTCGACGGAGACGGTAACGACGGGCAGGGGCCGGACAGCCGCCACCGCGGCCCGGCGGCGCCCCTCCCGGCCCCCTGCGAGTCTGCACCCCGCCACCGACATCCGCAGCCGGGGCGGGGACCGACGGGCCGTAACCCCTAGTCGCGCTCGGGGAGCGGGAGGGCGTGCCGCAGGGCCTCGACGGCGTCGTGCGGGCCGTCCACCTCGACCCGGGCGCGGGCGCCCCGGCCGAAGGCCAGCAGCACCAGCTCGCCCGGCTCGCCGGTGATCCGCACCGTCGCCGGTCCGGCCGGGCCGACGGCCAGGGTCCGGCCGTCGGGGTGGCACAGCTCCAGCCGCACCGGGGAGCGACGGCCCGCCTCCATCCGGGCGGGCAGCGACAGCCGGCGCCAGAGCGCCTCGGCCCGGCCGGCCGGCACCGCCGTCGGCGCCGGGCCGTCACCGGCCCGGGCGACGTCCTCGGCGTGCACGTAGTACTCGACGGTGTTGCCCGCCTCGTCCGCGCCGGGCAGCGAGAACAGCGAGAACGGGGGCGGACCGGCGCGGAACATCCGGACCAGCTCCTCGTAGGGCCGCTCGGCGTAGGACTCCTGCACCCGCTGGGTCCAGCCGGCCAGCGGGCCGATCCGGATACCGGCGGCGGCGTCCGGCCGCCGCTCGCGGAGGACCAGGTGGGCGGCGAGGTCCCGGGTGGACCACCCGTCGCAGAGGGTGGGCGCGTCCGGCCCGGCGGCGGCCAGCAGTTCGGCCAGACGGTGGCGCTCGGCGAGAGCGTGGTTAGACATGCGGACCACCCTACGAGTGCCGACGGGGAGTCAGCGCAGGTGTCCGGTGAGCTTGCCGGTGTCCGGCCGGTTTCCCGCCGTCAGGATGCAGGTGTAGTCGCGCCAGCCCTGCTGGTAGAAGGCGTAGCTCGGGCCCACCGGGTAGCTGTAGTACGGCCCGCCGCCGTCCTGCCGGGCCGCGGCGGCGGCCTGGGCCTCCTTGCAGCCGTCCCGCATCGCGTTGGCGACCTGGTAGTCGCCGGTCAGCCCGTCCGGCAGCAGCTGGTCGGCGATCGCCTCCCCGTCGTGCCTGCCCTCGCAGGGGCGGGCCTCCGGCTTGGTGACGGTCCGGCTCAGCTGCGGGTGGTCCAGGCAGGTGCCGACGGCGAAGAAGGCGTACGGGACCGCCTTGGTCGGCGTCGGCGTCGGCGTCGGCGTGGGGGTGGGCGTGGGTGTCGGGGTGGGTGTCGGCGTCGCGGTGGGGGAGGGCGGGGGCGGCGCGGGGGCCGGGTCGTCCCCCGGCCAGAGCAGGACCGTGGCGACCACCGCGAGCAGCAGCACCAGCACCGCGGCGACACCGACCCGCAGGCCCCGGGAGGCCCGGGCGTCGCCGCCCGGCAGCTCGTCGGACCGCTCGGCGTCGGGCCGCTCGGCGTCGGACCGGTCGCGGCCGGACGGCTCGGCGGGCCCGGCGGAGTGCTGCTCGGAGGTCATGACCACGAGAATGGCGCAGAGCGGGGGCACCCGGCAGGCGGTTGGCACAACTCGTTCGATCGGATGGTCCTCCCGGCCGCGCGCCGCACCCCGCGCCCCCGCCCCCACCTGCGCCCATGGGCGCGGCCGCGATCCGGACGGCGGCCCTCGCGGCCGGACCGGGCTGTCACAATGGCCCCATGTCCACCACACCCGCCGCTCCCGGCTCCACCGCCCTGGCCCCCGAGATCGCCGCCCGGCTCAAGCGGACCGCGGACGGACTGCTCCCCGCCGTCGCGCAGCAGTACGACACCGGCGAGGTGCTGATGCTGGGCTGGATGGACGACGAGGCGCTGCACCGCACCCTCACCACCGGCCGCTGCACCTACTGGAGCCGCAGCCGCCACGAGTACTGGGTGAAGGGCGACACCTCCGGCCACGTCCAGCTGGTCAAGTCCGTCGCACTGGACTGCGACGGCGACACCCTGCTGGTCAAGGTCGACCAGACCGGCGCGGCCTGCCACACCGGCGACCGCACCTGCTTCGACGCCGACGTGCTCCCGCTCGGCTGAACCGCCCGCCCCGCTCCTCCCCGTAAGGTGCCGCCCCGCATGGACCTCGAAGCCTTCCGCAAGCTCGCCGTCGACACCCGGGTCATCCCGGTCACCCGCAGGCTCCTCGCGGACGGCCTCACCCCGATCGGCCTCTACCGCGGCCTCGCCGCCGAGCGCCCCGGCACCTTCCTGCTGGAGTCCGCCGAACAGGGCCGCAGCTGGTCGCGCTACTCCTTCGTCGGGGTCCGCAGCGCCGCCACCCTGACCGTCGGCCCGGACGGCGACGCCCGCTGGCTCGGCGCCC comes from Streptomyces sp. TLI_053 and encodes:
- a CDS encoding TIGR03085 family metal-binding protein, which codes for MSNHALAERHRLAELLAAAGPDAPTLCDGWSTRDLAAHLVLRERRPDAAAGIRIGPLAGWTQRVQESYAERPYEELVRMFRAGPPPFSLFSLPGADEAGNTVEYYVHAEDVARAGDGPAPTAVPAGRAEALWRRLSLPARMEAGRRSPVRLELCHPDGRTLAVGPAGPATVRITGEPGELVLLAFGRGARARVEVDGPHDAVEALRHALPLPERD
- a CDS encoding VOC family protein encodes the protein MLTTDFPAGSPCWVDLGSPDPAAAAAFYGAVFGWTFRSAGPEAGDYGFLQLDGRTVAAVGPLTEEGARSAWTTYFRTPDAEAAAAAVERAGGTVRVPAFDVMDAGRMAQLTDPQGAQFAVWQPGAVTGLDAVSEDGALIWIELHTGSVDAGFGFYRTVFGWREEDFPAPGMTYKVISPAEGDLRATTFGGIAPVMADSGPPAWTPYFGSSDVDAVVARATAAGASVLMGPESVPDVGRLAWLADPFGAPFALIKGEPPKDA
- the hisH gene encoding imidazole glycerol phosphate synthase subunit HisH; the protein is MGKNVVVLDYGSGNLRSAQRALERTGATVTVTSDYRKAMDADGLLVPGVGAFEACMRGLKSVRGDWIVGRRLAGGRPVMGICVGMQILFEKGVEHGVETAGCDEWPGTVEPLEAPVVPHMGWNTVDAPEGNRMFAGLDADARFYFVHSYGVRHWELETHSARINPPLVTWATHGQPFVAAIENGPLWATQFHPEKSGDAGAALLTNWVNTL
- the hisF gene encoding imidazole glycerol phosphate synthase subunit HisF codes for the protein MTLAVRVIPCLDVDAGRVVKGVNFQNLRDAGDPVEMARLYDAEGADELTFLDITASSGDRETTYDVVRRTAEQVFIPLTVGGGVRAVEDVDKLLRAGADKVGVNTAAIARPELVREIARRFGRQVLVLSVDARRCAEGAETASGFEVTTHGGRKGTGLDAVEWAGRAAELGAGEILLNSMDADGTKDGYDLELIRAVRAAVSVPVIASGGAGKLADFAPAVEAGADAVLAASVFHFGDLRIGEVKGALREAGHPVR
- a CDS encoding histidinol-phosphate transaminase, producing the protein MTTIDDLPVRDELRGQSPYGAPQLDVPVQLNTNENPYPLPEELVARIAERVAEAARHLNRYPDRDAVELREGLAGYLTRTTGFAVARENVWAANGSNEVLQQLLQTFGGPGRTALGFEPSYSMHALISRGTGTDWISGPRNDDFTVDPDTAAAAIAEHRPHVLFVCSPNNPTGTAVAADTVLRLYEAAQAARPGLVVVDEAYVEFSHRESLLSLIAGRPNLVVTRTMSKAFGAAGLRLGYLAADPAVVDAVQLVRLPYHLSAVTQATALACLEHTDTLLGYVGRLKDERDRLVGALRGLGLEVTDSDANFVQFGRFADTHAVWQAILDHGVLVRDNGVPGWLRVTAGTPAENDAFLAAVASVIKEL
- the hisI gene encoding phosphoribosyl-AMP cyclohydrolase, whose protein sequence is MSTTPAAPGSTALAPEIAARLKRTADGLLPAVAQQYDTGEVLMLGWMDDEALHRTLTTGRCTYWSRSRHEYWVKGDTSGHVQLVKSVALDCDGDTLLVKVDQTGAACHTGDRTCFDADVLPLG
- the hisB gene encoding imidazoleglycerol-phosphate dehydratase HisB, producing MTRIGRVERTTKETSVLVEIDLDGTGKTDISTGVGFYDHMLDQLGRHGLFDLTVKTDGDLHIDSHHTIEDTALALGAAFRQALGDKVGIYRFGNCTVPLDESLAQVTVDLSGRPYLVHTEPENMAPMIGAYDTTMTRHILESFVAQARIALHVHVPYGRNAHHIVECQFKALARALRYAAERDPRAAGILPSTKGAL
- the hisD gene encoding histidinol dehydrogenase, which encodes MISRIDLRGSLDDPRDLLPRADFDVAAALEKVRPIAEDVHHRGVAALIEITERFDGVRLESTRVPAEQLAEALAELEPKVRAALEESIRRARLVHADQRREGHTTQVVPGGTVTQRWVPVDRVGLYVPGGLAVYPSSVVMNVVPAQEAGVAGIAVTSPPQKAFGGRVHPTILAACALLGVTEVYSVGGAQAVAMFALGTEECEPVNMVTGPGNIYVAAAKRYFAGRIGIDSEAGPTEIAVLADDSADPAEVAADLISQAEHGPTSGSVLVTASVALADAVEAELKVQVARTKHGERVAEALGGRQSGIILVDDVEQGLAVVNAYAAEHLEIQTRDPHAVAAKVRNAGAIFIGRYTPVSLGDYAAGSNHVLPTGGCACHSAGLSVQTFLRGVQVVEYDREALAGIAAHVVTLADAEDLPGHGDAIKARFVGDEKNWQNEWTVPGT
- the priA gene encoding bifunctional 1-(5-phosphoribosyl)-5-((5-phosphoribosylamino)methylideneamino)imidazole-4-carboxamide isomerase/phosphoribosylanthranilate isomerase PriA, which produces MSRLELLPAVDVRDGQAVRLVKGASGTETSFGEPLAAALAWQSAGAEWLHLVDLDAAFGTGSNRELVRGITETLDIKVELSGGIRDDASLAAALATGCTRVNLGTAALESPDWVAKVIAEHGDRIAVGLDVVGTTLRGRGWTSEGGQLFEVLARLDAEGCARYVVTDVNRDGTLTGPNLQLLRDVCAATDRPVVASGGVSSLDDLVAIAGLVGEGVEGAIVGKALYEQKFTLGEALEAVSG
- a CDS encoding Rid family hydrolase, with protein sequence MTERRIVGGRVGGFSPWEERLGAAQAIAAGDHVHVAGARPLVDGVLQGEGDPYEQLRAAVGNALEALAAYGLTADDVVRTRVYLTHSRDIDAAGRAHQELFGAVRPVTTLVVVQSLVDSRLLVEVELDAHRAGLAATLEALEGKQP